TCGTCATTTTCAGCTGGAAGTGGCCCTTGTAGCTACGGCTGTAGCTCATGTTGGCTTTATGCTGAAAACCATGGAGGGCTAGTTCAAAACCTTCCTGATGGAGCTGCAAAAGAACCTTCTGGAAATCCTTGATTTGGGATTCTGTTGCCCCTCGAACATCGGGGATGACAAGAACGCTACAGGGGGCGCCAGCAACTTCCTTCAGTTCGTGAAGGAGCGGGGTGACTTCCTGGTAGTTCCAAATGCTGTAATCGTGAAAGCAAAGTAGGTACTTGTGGCTCATACAAGCTAAAATAAAAAATTCTATATTTGACGCCATGATCGAATCTATCATTTTAGGCCTGTTGCAGGGCCTCGCTGAATTTCTCCCCATTTCTAGTTCTGGCCATCTGGTTCTTGGCGAAAAGCTCTTGAACATGAAGGAAGCAGGAATGTTCTTTGACATTATGCTTCACGCTGGAACTCTCCTTTCCATCTTTGTCGTGTTCCGCAAGAAGATTGTGGACATGATCGTGGGCTGTATCCGTCGCGATCCGGCTCAGCTAAAGGAAGTTGGCTACATCGTGCTGGCTTCTATCCCCACCGCCATTATCGGCATTGGCTTCAAGAAACCTCTGGAAAGCCTGTTTGAAAATCCCAAGGCAGTTTGCTGCGCTATGCTGTTTACCGCAACCTTGCTGTTTGTCTCCCAGTGGGGCAAGACCGGCAGCAAGCATCCGGATAATGACGGAGTCCAGATGAACTGGTGGCGCGCTCTTGTAACGGGTGTGGTTCAGGGCGTTGCCTGCATCCCCGGCATTAGCCGCAGCGGTTCTACCATCAGTGGCATGATTTTCCTGGGCGTCAACCGTAAGTACGCCGGCGAGTTCAGCTTCCTCATGAGCATTCCCGCTGTGGGCGGTGCTGCCCTCCTGGATTGCATCAAGTGGATCAAGTGCCAGGATCCCGAAACGGTGGCCCGTTATGCGATTGAAAAGCCTGAAAAGGCATTGGCCTGTGCGGACGCTAGCGGTTTCACTCCGGAACTTCTGGTGGGCATGATTGTGGCATTCATCTTTGGTATTATCGCCTTGAAGTGGCTGATGGCCTTTGTTCAGAAGGGTAAGTTCCATTACTTCAGCTACTACCTGTGGGCTGCAGGTATCCTGGGCTTGATCTTTATCAAGTAACACATTCGTCATTCCGAACTAGTTTCGGAATCGACTTTGGCTATAAAAAAGACCGCAACATTTTAATGTTGCGGTCTTTTTAGTATCTAATGTTTTTATTTCAAATCATCTCGGTTAACGCCGTACATTCGAATGTCATCGATCCATATGTCGTGTCCATTCCTTGCAAAGACGGAGAACGTAGTGACCTTGTATTTCACATAGTCCCAGCCGTAGTTTCCAAAGATGGAGTCTGCAGGCGAGAAATCCTGGGGACGAATGGCAATTCTGGACCAACCGGATGTGCAGGCTCCCTTATGCAGGGCCTTAGCTCCTTCGGATGTGGAATCTTTAAGGTCTTCAAGAGCTACATAGAAATCCCCGTCTCCGCGAATCCATAGTTCAAGAGAATCTAATTGGGCCAAGCTTCTTTCGCCGTTAGAAAGGGTTGTTCCAAAGACGGCGTATTCCGGGTCGATTGCTGTGTAGCTAAAGTGGGCGGCTCTTCCTGCGCGACCGCTATCGGCTTGTTCAATGGGGTAGGCAATTGGGTCGTCCGCTGCGGGGGATATGGTGCCGCCCTCGCTTGCGGATTGGTACCAGAAATTCACTGGGATGGGGCTGGGCAAGCCGTTCTGGCGGGTGTCGTATTCAAAGGTTCCCAAGACAAGCGTGTTCAGGGCTTTATACAGGGAGTCGGATGCGCCTTCCCAGACATCGACGGATGTTTCGGCGGCGTCATTCAGTTCAACTAGACTATAATACCCAGCGGTATCGGACAATTCAGAAATTCTCACCTGCAGGATGCCTCTTGCGTTGGTGGAATCCCAGTAAGTCACCTTCATGGGGACAATCTGGTCTTTCTGATTCTGAAGAACCAGGTTCTTTCCGCCATTCTTGATTTGGGCGAAATCCAGGTTGGAGGAATCCAGACGAACGGTCAAGGCCATGGGGCTCTGGAGAGGACGCATCCAGTCGGAAATGTAATCCTTGAGGCTTAATTCCATCACGGTTATGGGTTCCGGAATGGAATCGGAGCCAGAAACGTTCACAAAGGTGACTTCGTCGGGCTTGATCAAAGAAGAAATACTTCCCAAGTCATCCATTTCGACGGAACTTGCAGCGCCGAAGTCCAGATATGCTCCGGAGGGGACGTTTTCCATAAAGAAGCGTCCGGTGGAGTCAGTCTTGACAATGCGGTCCGTGCCGTTGACAAATACCCAGGCGAAAGAATCCCCTTCAGGTAAGTTCACATGTCCCGTGACGCGGCCAGATTTCTGCAGGATGATTTCATCGGAACGTTCGGTAGAATCCTGAACGCTATAGGCGAAAGCACTCAAGAGAGAATCCTTCTGGAATTCGATGAGGAAGTTTCCTGCCTGATGCTTCTCCAGGACGATGTTGCCCTTGGAATCGCTCTGGCCGTAATACAGATAATCTTTGTCAGAAAGTCGCTGGAGGGTGTCTGCCCTGAATTCGCTGGACAGAACCTTATAGGCGACATTTCCTAAAACGGCGCCTTTGGAATCCCTCACCTGGAAGGCGATGGCGTTTTCCGTTTCCGTGGAGTTGCCACCGGCGGTGTCGGTGTTGCCGCAACCCCAAAATACAAGGGGCAGGGTGAAGCATAATGCGTAGATGTACTTCATTAGTCTTCCCCCTTATAGTCTTCAGTGACGGGGAACAAAGCCATATTCAACTGAACTACGCGGGTGGGCGTAGGACATTCGTCGATTCGAATCTGGATTTGTCTGCGAAATTCTTGAAGCATACCTTTAATGTCCTCGACGCAATCTTCGTCGATGGCCATTGTCAATGTAGAAATATCTCGCTGGTTGGGCGGAACTTCTTCAAGAGAAGCCTTGGCTAAGGTCATTACTTGCGCCTGGAACTCGCGGATCGCCTTTGTTTTTTCAGGACCGGCGCTAATGGTCAAGTGGGCGTCTGCCAAATTGACTCGGCCGTGGGCTGCTTTACGGATAAAACCTAAATTTTTTAACAAAGTCAGGCTGTCTTTCACCTGATCCTTGGTTACCTGGGGGCGGAGGTATTTAGCGATGTTTTCGGGGTCAGTTCTTCCCTGGTTGATTTGCAGGAAGGAGCGGACGACGACGGTCCACCATTGCCTGAGGTAGGACAGCTGGTCGTTTTCGATGGAACGACGCTGGATATCCTTCAGCTGGAAAGCCTCTGCCATAAGTCGTTCACGTTCCTTCACCCTCTTGGTGCGGGAGGCTGCTAACAGCAGGTCGAAATATTGGGAGGCTCGCCCTGTAAGGCCAAGACATTTTTTAGCCGCGGGAGCACACCTTACAGGAAGATGAAGCTTTTTTTCTAGAACGCAAAAAAGGGAACTTGGTGAAATATCCAGTTTCTTGCCGAACATCTGATAAGAGAAAAAGGGGTGTTCCTTCTTTTTCTCTTCATAATAGAGTTTCAAATAATCACGGTAGTCCGAAAATTCAAAAATCGAATTCATAACTTCACCAAACAGATATTCAAATAATACTCTTTTCTAAATAAAATTGAGTGGCTAATGGGCAAAATTAGCCACCCAATGTGTCCGGGAACACTCCGAACCCGGATTCTTTACAGACTGGGAACTAAAACAGGAGTAATCCTTACGCGAACCAAACGTTCCCTTTGCCCTCTGTAAAAACACAGATCTTTTATACCATGAAATATATCTTTGATTCCTTGCCTAAAAAAGTAGGGGAAGAACACTTATCGTTTGTAATTTGCAAACGGCATGACGGATTCATCCCATTTCCTCCTTTGTGCTTTAACCTTTCTACTCTCCGCTAATTGGCACGGTTCTTGCATTTATACCTGCGAAAACAAAGAAAAATACAGAAAATGTTTCAAACTGAAACACTTTACTGTTTAAAATGGAGACAAATATAATGGCAACTGAAAAAATGGAGTTCCAAACTGAAGTTCGCGACATGCTGAACTTGATGATCAACTCTCTTTATAGCAACAAGGAAATCTTCCTCCGTGAACTGGTTTCTAACGCTGCTGACGCATTGGATAAGCGTCGTTTCCTTTCTCTCTCTAACGCAGATTTGCTGCCCCAGGGCACTCAGCTTCGCATCGACATTGATGTGAACAAGGAACAGAAGAAGCTGACCATTACCGATAACGGTATCGGTATGAACAAGGAAGACTTGATCAACTGCCTGGGTACCATCGCCCGTTCCGGCACCAAGAACTTCATCAAGAATCTCAAGGACTCCGACAAGGCTAGCGTTGATCTCATCGGTCAGTTCGGCGTGGGATTCTACTCCATCTTTATGGTGGCCAAGAAGGTTGAAGTTTTGACCCTGAAGGCTGGTGAAAGCCAGGGTTATTTGTGGACCTCCGAAGGTACCGGCGAATTTGAAATTACTGAATGCCCCCGTAACGATGTGGGCACCAAGATTACCCTGTACCTGAAGGATGACGAAGATTCCGAAGAATTTACCAGCGAATGGAAGATCAAGGATATCGTCAAGAAGTACAGCGGTTTCGTAAACTATGGCATCTATTTCCATCCGGAACAGACCACCAACGACAAGGGCGAAATCGAAGTTAAGGAAGAAGAAAAGCTTAACGACAAGACCGCTCTGTGGCGCCAGTCCGAAAAGGAAGTGAAGGAAGAAGAATACAAGGAATTCTACAACGTGATTTGCCACGATGGTGGCGAACCCGCTTGCTGGAACCACAACCATGCTGAAGGTTCCCTGGAATTCTGGAGCCTGGTCTATATTCCGTCCAAGGCTCCCTACAACATTTGGCAGAACGACGCCCTCCATGGCTTGAAGCTCTACGTGAAGAAGACCTTCATCATGGACGATTGCAAGGACTTGCTGCCGCCTTGGCTCCGCTTTGTTCGCGGCGTGGTAGAATCCGAAGATCTGCCCCTGA
This Fibrobacter sp. UWEL DNA region includes the following protein-coding sequences:
- a CDS encoding undecaprenyl-diphosphate phosphatase → MIESIILGLLQGLAEFLPISSSGHLVLGEKLLNMKEAGMFFDIMLHAGTLLSIFVVFRKKIVDMIVGCIRRDPAQLKEVGYIVLASIPTAIIGIGFKKPLESLFENPKAVCCAMLFTATLLFVSQWGKTGSKHPDNDGVQMNWWRALVTGVVQGVACIPGISRSGSTISGMIFLGVNRKYAGEFSFLMSIPAVGGAALLDCIKWIKCQDPETVARYAIEKPEKALACADASGFTPELLVGMIVAFIFGIIALKWLMAFVQKGKFHYFSYYLWAAGILGLIFIK
- a CDS encoding TIGR02147 family protein, whose translation is MNSIFEFSDYRDYLKLYYEEKKKEHPFFSYQMFGKKLDISPSSLFCVLEKKLHLPVRCAPAAKKCLGLTGRASQYFDLLLAASRTKRVKERERLMAEAFQLKDIQRRSIENDQLSYLRQWWTVVVRSFLQINQGRTDPENIAKYLRPQVTKDQVKDSLTLLKNLGFIRKAAHGRVNLADAHLTISAGPEKTKAIREFQAQVMTLAKASLEEVPPNQRDISTLTMAIDEDCVEDIKGMLQEFRRQIQIRIDECPTPTRVVQLNMALFPVTEDYKGED
- the htpG gene encoding molecular chaperone HtpG, whose protein sequence is MATEKMEFQTEVRDMLNLMINSLYSNKEIFLRELVSNAADALDKRRFLSLSNADLLPQGTQLRIDIDVNKEQKKLTITDNGIGMNKEDLINCLGTIARSGTKNFIKNLKDSDKASVDLIGQFGVGFYSIFMVAKKVEVLTLKAGESQGYLWTSEGTGEFEITECPRNDVGTKITLYLKDDEDSEEFTSEWKIKDIVKKYSGFVNYGIYFHPEQTTNDKGEIEVKEEEKLNDKTALWRQSEKEVKEEEYKEFYNVICHDGGEPACWNHNHAEGSLEFWSLVYIPSKAPYNIWQNDALHGLKLYVKKTFIMDDCKDLLPPWLRFVRGVVESEDLPLNVSREILQSNKIVTAIRKNVIKKTLEALQNMSKDEDKYNAWWKELGMVLKEGFYMNWEHLDELKKLIRFESTKTEEGKLVSLQQYVDNMPEGQKEIYYLIGDKNAVKSNPMLEAFKAKGYEVLLMSDGIDEFMMSSLTEFGDKKFHDISRGDVDFDKTEDEKKAEEENKGIFKGLCENLQKALDESISEVRVSSRLKDSPCCLVTSEDAMSAQMERMMKAMGQTNVPKSKRILEINPTHPICEMLKAKAEANADLGDWPKALYGQALLAEGSPLPNPAEYVAAITKLLTAAAK